A region from the Aegilops tauschii subsp. strangulata cultivar AL8/78 chromosome 5, Aet v6.0, whole genome shotgun sequence genome encodes:
- the LOC109785417 gene encoding uncharacterized protein: MENLAMLWGIIGPGVAGALFGAGWWFWVDAVVCSAVQVSFIHYLPGIFASLAALMFNCVDKDAIGNDYYSSYGDDSEWRVKLWLFVAYVVSFVCLAGSVGLLVQDALTDKGPSVWTGVAGVLQCVFVLISGLTYWTCHTED; this comes from the exons ATGGAGAACCTGGCGATGCTGTGGGGGATCATCGGGCCGGGCGTCGCCGGCGCGCTCTTCGGCGCCGGCTGGTGGTTCTGGGTCGACGCCGTCGTCTGCAGCGCCGTCCAGGTCTCCTTCATCCACTACCTGCCCG GGATCTTCGCGTCGCTGGCCGCGCTCATGTTCAATTGCGTCGACAAGGATGCCATCGGGAACGACTACTACTCGTCCTACGGGGATGATTCCGAGTGGAG GGTGAAGCTTTGGCTTTTTGTCGCCTACGTCGTTTCATTCGTCTGCCTTGCGGGATCAGTGGGTTTGTTGGTGCAAGACGCCCTGACAGACAAGGGCCCTTCTGTGTGGACTGGTGTTGCCGGGGTTCTGCAATGCGTTTTTGTGTTGATAAG CGGGTTGACATACTGGACGTGCCACACCGAGGATTAA
- the LOC109785416 gene encoding transmembrane emp24 domain-containing protein p24delta3 — MARGGAWAAAAAVVLWWMAAGAGAVWLEIAPSGTKCVAEEIRSNVVVIGDYSVLYEHQQAHPTVSVKITSPFGDTIHKKDKATVDQFAFTTSEAGNYLACFTVDSDNKGLVVKLNLDWKIGIAAKDWDAIAKKEKIEGVALELFKLDESVQTIYENLLVLRTKESDMRDVSEVTNARVLWLSMMSLGVCICVSVMQLVHLKRYFRKKKLI; from the exons ATGGCGCGAGGTGgcgcgtgggcggcggcggcggcggtggtgctgTGGTGGATGGCGGCGGGCGCCGGGGCGGTGTGGCTGGAGATCGCGCCGTCGGGGACCAAGTGCGTGGCGGAGGAGATCCGGTCCAACGTCGTCGTCATCGGCGACTACTCCGTCCTCTACGAGCACCAGCAGGCCCATCCCACCGTCTCCGTCAAG ATCACATCCCCTTTTGGGGATACCATACACAAGAAAGATAAGGCTACAGTGGACCAATTTGCATTTACCACATCAGAAGCAGGAAATTACTTAGCTTGCTTTACAGTTGACAGTGATAACAAGGGTTTGGTGGTGAAACTAAATCTTGACTGGAAAATTGGTATCGCGGCAAAAGATTGGGATGCTATTGCTAAAAAGGAAAAGATCGAG GGAGTTGCACTAGAGTTGTTTAAGCTTGATGAATCTGTCCAAACAATCTACGAAAATCTGCTCGTGCTGAGGACCAA AGAATCCGACATGAGAGATGTCAGTGAGGTGACGAATGCTAGGGTCTTATGGTTGAGCATGATGTCGCTCGGTGTTTGCATTTGTGTTTCAGTTATGCAGCTGGTGCATCTAAAACGGTACTTCCGAAAGAAGAAGCTCATCTGA